One Sphingomonas sp. SUN039 genomic window carries:
- a CDS encoding biopolymer transporter ExbD, with product MAMSSGGAEGEPIMEMNTTPLIDVMLVLIIMFIITIPIQTHAVKINLPVNNPNPPPVIIKPDFNTVSVDTQNNITWNGSPIDLETLRTYLDQTKALPVEPELHIQPDPYSRYARVDEMLAVVKKSEVTKVGFVDNEKYARFNK from the coding sequence ATGGCAATGAGCTCAGGCGGTGCCGAAGGCGAACCGATTATGGAAATGAACACGACGCCGTTGATCGACGTCATGCTCGTTCTCATCATCATGTTCATCATCACCATCCCGATCCAGACCCACGCGGTGAAGATCAACCTGCCCGTGAACAACCCGAACCCGCCGCCGGTGATTATCAAGCCGGACTTCAACACGGTGTCGGTCGATACGCAGAACAACATCACGTGGAACGGCTCGCCGATCGACCTGGAAACGCTGCGGACCTATCTCGACCAGACCAAGGCGCTGCCGGTCGAGCCGGAGTTGCACATCCAGCCCGACCCCTATTCGCGCTACGCCCGCGTCGACGAGATGCTGGCCGTCGTGAAGAAGTCGGAAGTGACCAAGGTCGGCTTCGTCGACAACGAGAAATACGCCCGTTTCAACAAATAG
- a CDS encoding biopolymer transporter ExbD, with the protein MSMSVGGDDDGEEKPMSDINTTPLVDIMLVLLIIFLITVPVVVQAVKLQLPNVRFDPTTTKPENVSLSVRGGPNNTCEVYWNLTRVDSTELLDRAVNKLKLEIDKQGGPNAPGIELPEAHIRGDVNTPYMCIGGAIYNMQLAGFQKVGFISEPPAGGTTRL; encoded by the coding sequence ATGTCAATGAGTGTAGGCGGTGACGACGACGGCGAAGAAAAGCCGATGTCGGACATCAACACCACGCCGCTGGTGGACATCATGCTCGTGCTGCTGATCATCTTCCTGATCACGGTTCCGGTCGTGGTTCAGGCGGTGAAGCTCCAGCTGCCCAACGTGCGGTTCGATCCGACGACGACCAAGCCGGAGAACGTCTCGTTGTCGGTCCGTGGCGGGCCGAACAACACGTGCGAGGTCTACTGGAATCTCACCCGTGTCGATTCGACCGAATTGCTCGATCGCGCGGTCAACAAGCTGAAGCTGGAGATCGACAAGCAGGGCGGCCCCAATGCGCCCGGCATCGAACTGCCCGAAGCGCATATCCGCGGCGACGTGAACACGCCGTACATGTGCATCGGCGGCGCGATCTATAACATGCAGCTGGCCGGTTTCCAGAAGGTCGGCTTCATTTCCGAGCCTCCCGCGGGCGGCACGACCCGCCTCTAG
- a CDS encoding energy transducer TonB produces MAYTDPRPMTPARVWSIILVVAIHVLGLYAMLNGGYSVIKKKLTELEVIDVKTPPPPPKPLPPPPPPDTKLPPPPVVPPPLVQTNTPPPPSVIVSQPTPPPVYVPAPAAPVITPPAPPQVAVKGTPRGSPQSWVSNDDYPPSAMRDGVEGTTGFAIQVGADGKVQSCSVTASSGSSLLDDTVCRLLTRRARFNAAKDAAGNAIPFTYASRFKWVIPK; encoded by the coding sequence ATGGCCTACACTGACCCGAGACCGATGACGCCGGCGCGCGTTTGGTCGATCATCCTTGTCGTGGCGATCCACGTGCTTGGCCTTTATGCCATGCTCAACGGTGGATATTCGGTCATCAAGAAAAAGCTGACCGAGCTTGAGGTCATCGACGTCAAGACACCGCCGCCCCCGCCGAAACCCTTGCCGCCGCCGCCGCCGCCGGACACGAAGTTGCCGCCGCCGCCGGTCGTGCCGCCGCCATTGGTTCAGACCAATACGCCGCCGCCGCCGTCGGTGATCGTGTCGCAGCCGACACCGCCGCCGGTCTATGTGCCGGCGCCCGCTGCGCCCGTCATTACGCCGCCCGCACCGCCGCAGGTTGCCGTTAAGGGCACGCCGCGCGGTAGCCCACAAAGCTGGGTTTCGAACGACGACTATCCGCCGTCGGCCATGCGAGATGGTGTCGAAGGTACAACCGGGTTTGCAATTCAGGTCGGTGCTGACGGCAAGGTTCAATCGTGCTCGGTCACAGCATCGAGCGGATCGTCTCTGCTAGACGATACGGTCTGTCGGCTCTTGACCCGCCGCGCGAGGTTCAACGCGGCCAAGGATGCGGCCGGTAATGCAATACCCTTCACCTACGCCAGCCGGTTTAAGTGGGTGATTCCGAAATAG
- a CDS encoding DUF1285 domain-containing protein, protein MPMDAPPDLTTMSLAEVARAVAEKRLPPVEKWNPTHCGDSEMRIARDGTWFHQGSPIGRVEMVRLFSTILRREPDGGHVLVTPGEKLDIAVEDAPFIAVEVKNEGAGTGRSLAFRLNTGDLVVAGPEHGLRFEDREDGPHPYLHVRGGLEALVARSVYYELAEMALDDGADPLGVWSGGAFFPMVA, encoded by the coding sequence ATGCCGATGGATGCCCCGCCCGACCTGACGACGATGTCGCTCGCCGAGGTCGCGCGCGCGGTTGCCGAAAAGCGCCTGCCCCCGGTCGAAAAATGGAACCCGACGCATTGCGGCGACAGCGAAATGCGGATCGCGCGCGACGGCACCTGGTTTCATCAGGGGTCGCCGATCGGGCGCGTAGAGATGGTGCGGCTGTTTTCGACGATCCTTCGTCGCGAACCCGATGGCGGCCATGTGCTGGTGACGCCGGGCGAGAAGCTCGACATCGCGGTCGAGGATGCGCCGTTCATTGCAGTCGAGGTGAAAAATGAGGGCGCGGGGACCGGCAGGTCGCTGGCCTTCCGGCTCAACACGGGCGATCTCGTGGTCGCGGGGCCAGAACACGGCTTGCGATTCGAAGACCGCGAGGACGGGCCGCATCCTTATTTGCATGTGCGGGGCGGGCTGGAGGCGTTGGTCGCCCGGTCGGTCTATTACGAGCTCGCCGAAATGGCGCTCGATGACGGGGCCGACCCGCTTGGCGTGTGGAGCGGTGGCGCATTCTTCCCGATGGTCGCATGA
- a CDS encoding biopolymer transporter ExbD, giving the protein MAMTATTDSDVPIGSLNTTPLIDIMLVLLVMFIITIPLQTHAVKVALPTPGPQLPHPNSDFNTLSVAPSGQIGWNGAPVDLVTLRTYLDLTRTMTPEPELHIAADPYARYARVDEMLAVVKRSAVTKVGFVDNERYAHFTR; this is encoded by the coding sequence ATGGCGATGACCGCAACCACCGACTCTGACGTTCCCATCGGCAGCCTGAACACGACGCCGCTGATCGACATCATGCTTGTCCTCCTCGTCATGTTCATCATCACCATCCCGCTGCAAACCCATGCCGTGAAGGTCGCGCTGCCGACACCTGGACCGCAGCTCCCGCACCCGAATTCCGACTTCAACACCCTCAGCGTCGCGCCGTCGGGACAGATCGGCTGGAACGGCGCGCCCGTCGATCTGGTGACGCTCCGCACCTATCTCGATCTGACCCGCACAATGACGCCCGAACCCGAACTGCACATCGCCGCCGATCCCTACGCACGCTATGCGCGCGTCGACGAAATGCTCGCGGTGGTGAAGCGGTCGGCCGTCACCAAGGTCGGCTTCGTCGATAACGAGCGTTACGCGCATTTCACCAGATAA
- a CDS encoding phospholipase D-like domain-containing protein, with product MLREGDNCWRIAHTDRMAVIVDSDDYFRLARDAFLKAERRIMLVGWDFDARIRLTNGDRLPGEPEALGDFLYWLVEQRPDLELYLLRWDVGALKTLGRGSTVFTVLKWMRHPRIHTKLDGAHPTGGSHHQKIVSIDDRFAVCGGIDMTSERWDTRAHRDDDPGRRRPGGQPYGPWHDATSALSGDAAATLAEGCRDRWYRATGDELGAVVGGVDAWPEALEPQFRDIDVGIARTLPVLDDTTVTHEIEALFVAQIAAARDSIYMESQYFASRKVAEAIAHRLDEANGPEIVIVNPVTAQGWLEPVAMDSARGRLMEALRRRDRHGRLRMYHPVTQAGEPIYVHAKITFIDDRQLRIGSANLNNRSMRLDSECDVIVDAGPDGDSRLTTAISTLRDDLLAEHLGVPLSKVTATLAETGSLIATVERLRGSGRTLVPFCEPNLSAVEAWLADHEVLDPEGPEEMFEALSARGLFRRLRKPKT from the coding sequence ATGCTGCGCGAAGGAGATAATTGCTGGCGGATCGCGCACACGGATCGCATGGCGGTGATCGTCGATTCCGATGATTATTTCCGGCTGGCGCGCGATGCCTTTCTAAAGGCCGAACGCCGTATCATGCTCGTCGGCTGGGATTTCGATGCCCGCATCCGGTTGACCAACGGGGATCGCCTGCCCGGCGAGCCCGAGGCACTGGGCGATTTCCTCTACTGGCTGGTCGAGCAGCGGCCGGACCTCGAGCTTTACCTGCTGCGCTGGGATGTCGGCGCGCTCAAGACGCTGGGACGAGGATCGACCGTGTTCACGGTGCTCAAATGGATGCGGCATCCGCGTATTCATACCAAACTCGATGGTGCCCACCCGACCGGCGGCTCGCACCACCAGAAGATCGTTTCGATCGACGACCGTTTTGCCGTGTGCGGCGGCATCGACATGACCAGCGAGCGTTGGGACACCCGCGCGCACCGCGATGACGACCCCGGACGACGACGTCCCGGCGGCCAGCCCTATGGGCCGTGGCATGACGCCACCTCGGCGCTGTCGGGGGATGCCGCTGCCACTCTGGCCGAGGGATGTCGCGACCGCTGGTACCGCGCGACGGGCGACGAACTGGGCGCAGTTGTCGGCGGCGTCGATGCCTGGCCCGAGGCGCTCGAGCCCCAGTTCCGCGATATCGATGTCGGGATCGCCCGCACCTTGCCCGTGCTCGATGATACTACCGTTACCCATGAGATCGAGGCGCTGTTCGTCGCCCAGATCGCGGCAGCCCGCGATAGCATCTACATGGAGAGCCAGTATTTCGCGTCGCGTAAAGTCGCCGAAGCCATCGCCCACCGGCTCGACGAAGCGAACGGACCCGAAATCGTGATCGTCAATCCCGTGACCGCGCAAGGGTGGCTGGAGCCCGTCGCGATGGATTCGGCACGGGGTCGCTTGATGGAGGCGCTACGCCGCCGTGACAGACACGGGCGGCTGCGGATGTATCACCCCGTCACACAGGCGGGCGAACCGATTTACGTCCATGCCAAGATTACGTTCATAGATGACCGGCAACTGCGGATCGGCTCGGCAAATCTGAACAACCGGTCGATGCGTCTCGACTCCGAATGCGACGTGATCGTGGATGCAGGCCCCGATGGCGACAGCCGGCTGACTACAGCCATCTCGACGCTTCGCGACGATCTGTTGGCCGAGCACCTCGGCGTTCCTCTATCTAAGGTAACTGCGACTCTGGCCGAGACGGGTTCGCTGATCGCCACGGTCGAGCGATTGCGCGGTTCGGGACGCACGCTGGTGCCGTTTTGCGAGCCGAACCTGTCAGCGGTCGAGGCCTGGCTCGCCGACCATGAAGTGCTCGATCCGGAAGGACCCGAAGAAATGTTCGAGGCGCTCAGCGCGCGCGGCCTGTTCCGCCGTTTGCGCAAACCCAAAACTTAG
- a CDS encoding SDR family oxidoreductase, producing MKLALVTGGHRRLGAMISARLAADGWALAIHGAHDAEPDAILAAAFAKYGTAWHGFVADLADSSAVEGLIPVVTAHFGRAPDLLVNNASRFVDDTAATATAARIAAHHAVNAAAPVALALALHRSGGTGSVVNIIDQRIRNPVPDQFGYGLSKAALASATRTLAVSLAPHIRVNAVAPGLTLPTADYDAAQMARIAAAMPLGVLPSPGDIADTVAFLAGAQSMTGQTLFVDGGASLKSFDRDFVHL from the coding sequence ATGAAGCTGGCACTCGTCACCGGCGGCCATCGTCGCCTCGGCGCGATGATTTCGGCGCGGTTGGCGGCGGACGGCTGGGCGCTGGCGATCCACGGCGCGCACGATGCTGAACCCGACGCGATACTGGCGGCGGCCTTCGCGAAATATGGCACTGCATGGCATGGGTTCGTCGCCGATCTCGCAGATAGTTCGGCCGTCGAGGGGCTGATCCCGGTGGTTACGGCGCATTTCGGTCGCGCACCCGACCTGCTCGTCAATAACGCCTCGCGCTTTGTCGATGACACGGCCGCGACCGCGACCGCTGCGAGAATCGCGGCGCATCACGCGGTCAATGCGGCGGCCCCGGTGGCACTGGCGCTGGCGCTGCACCGGTCGGGCGGGACGGGGAGCGTCGTCAACATTATCGACCAACGCATCCGTAATCCTGTCCCGGACCAGTTCGGCTATGGCCTGTCGAAGGCGGCGCTGGCGTCCGCCACGCGCACACTGGCGGTGTCGCTCGCCCCGCATATCCGGGTAAATGCCGTTGCCCCGGGGCTCACCCTGCCGACTGCCGATTACGATGCCGCGCAGATGGCCCGCATCGCCGCCGCCATGCCGCTCGGTGTGCTGCCGTCACCCGGCGATATCGCCGATACCGTCGCTTTCCTTGCCGGGGCGCAGAGCATGACCGGCCAGACCTTGTTCGTGGACGGCGGGGCAAGCCTGAAGAGTTTCGACCGGGATTTTGTGCATCTTTAG
- a CDS encoding MotA/TolQ/ExbB proton channel family protein — MLIQIAAAAAGAAPKGAEYGLLPALRDGGAVTIATFSIMVLMSIGTLFIFFVKLYEQQKVLSQGQKIRASFWNHSSLAEAAAKVEKDTPYRQIVDDGLRAQEQHTLLGDAQDQHDWTLIVMTRAKAAIESKLKGGLSFLATVGSTAPFVGLFGTVMGILSALVKIGAAGQASIDTVAGPVGEALYMTAIGLGVAVPAVLAFNWLQARNKQISEEMTTFVNSVQAWMSSNGAVKPVIARAGAAKPAAAKPAPAKA, encoded by the coding sequence ATGCTCATCCAGATCGCTGCTGCCGCCGCAGGTGCCGCGCCCAAAGGGGCGGAATACGGCCTCCTCCCCGCCCTTCGCGACGGTGGTGCTGTCACTATCGCCACGTTCAGCATCATGGTGCTGATGTCGATCGGTACGCTCTTCATCTTTTTCGTGAAGCTTTACGAACAGCAGAAAGTGCTGTCGCAGGGTCAGAAGATTCGCGCTTCGTTCTGGAACCATTCGTCGCTCGCCGAGGCTGCGGCCAAGGTCGAAAAGGACACGCCGTACCGCCAGATCGTCGATGACGGCCTGCGCGCGCAGGAGCAGCACACGCTGCTCGGCGATGCCCAGGACCAGCATGACTGGACGCTGATCGTCATGACCCGTGCCAAGGCCGCGATCGAATCGAAGCTGAAGGGCGGCCTGTCGTTCCTTGCCACCGTCGGCTCGACCGCGCCGTTCGTCGGACTGTTCGGGACCGTCATGGGCATTCTGTCGGCGCTCGTGAAGATCGGTGCCGCCGGTCAGGCGTCGATCGACACCGTCGCAGGTCCGGTCGGTGAGGCGCTCTACATGACGGCCATCGGTCTGGGCGTCGCGGTTCCCGCCGTGCTTGCGTTCAACTGGCTGCAGGCGCGCAACAAGCAGATCTCGGAAGAGATGACGACCTTCGTCAACAGCGTTCAGGCGTGGATGTCGTCGAACGGCGCCGTCAAGCCGGTGATCGCTCGCGCCGGTGCCGCCAAGCCTGCTGCTGCGAAGCCCGCACCTGCCAAGGCCTGA
- a CDS encoding GNAT family N-acetyltransferase, with amino-acid sequence MTIRLAPLSDADPQAVENLLDAAFGIDRHSRTAYRIREGMPVIDALSFAAFAEDVLVGSIQSWPVALGDAAVVLVGPVAVAPDRQRAGVGRKLMERLIETAPEAPMAMIGDPEYYGRFFGFTAEATGGWAVPGPVERRRLLARNAEGLPRTGTLGPRTFALGEVNA; translated from the coding sequence ATGACGATTCGACTTGCTCCCTTGTCCGATGCCGATCCACAGGCGGTCGAAAACCTGCTCGATGCGGCGTTCGGGATCGACCGCCATTCACGCACGGCATACCGGATCCGCGAGGGGATGCCGGTAATCGACGCGCTGAGCTTTGCGGCATTTGCCGAGGATGTGCTGGTCGGCTCGATCCAGAGCTGGCCGGTCGCACTCGGCGACGCCGCCGTCGTGCTGGTCGGCCCTGTCGCCGTCGCGCCCGACCGGCAACGCGCAGGCGTCGGGCGTAAGCTGATGGAGCGGTTGATCGAAACCGCGCCGGAAGCACCGATGGCGATGATCGGCGACCCCGAATATTATGGGCGGTTCTTCGGCTTTACGGCGGAGGCGACGGGGGGTTGGGCCGTGCCCGGGCCGGTCGAGCGGCGGCGCTTGCTGGCCCGCAATGCGGAGGGCCTGCCGCGCACCGGCACGCTCGGGCCGCGCACCTTTGCGCTGGGCGAAGTCAACGCCTAA
- a CDS encoding dihydroneopterin aldolase, whose translation MNDLLQLCVHDLEVPVLTGIFSEETHLPQPLRISITVDLDAPERFDPDTPLSASKNYMDLKHAATAALPPGVHFKLVEAVADHIAETLMYGDTRVARVEVSIVKLALSENGEAIGIRRVRYRK comes from the coding sequence ATGAACGACCTTCTCCAGCTTTGCGTCCACGACCTCGAAGTCCCGGTGCTGACCGGGATTTTCTCCGAGGAAACGCACCTGCCGCAACCTTTGCGAATCTCCATCACGGTCGATCTCGACGCGCCCGAGCGGTTCGACCCGGACACCCCGCTGAGCGCGTCCAAGAATTACATGGACCTGAAACACGCCGCGACCGCCGCGCTGCCCCCGGGCGTGCATTTCAAGCTGGTCGAGGCGGTCGCCGACCATATCGCCGAAACCCTGATGTACGGCGACACCCGCGTGGCGCGGGTCGAAGTGTCGATCGTCAAGCTGGCACTCAGCGAAAACGGCGAGGCCATCGGCATCCGCCGCGTGCGTTATCGCAAATGA
- a CDS encoding CoA pyrophosphatase — protein MSLAERLRASLSATEGHAVPFANDMRRAVAGPGTPAAVLIAVTDRPEPGLILTQRPDTMRHHAGQVAFPGGRVDPGDADAVAAALREAEEEVELARSAVEIVGSLDPYRTITGYDIVPVLGVIAPDLPLVPHVREVADVFEVPLAHVLDTANHGTQTVMFEGSQRTYIEIMWGQRRIWGATAAMLVNLGARLKW, from the coding sequence ATGAGTCTGGCCGAGCGGCTGCGCGCCAGCCTGTCCGCGACCGAGGGGCATGCCGTGCCCTTCGCCAACGACATGCGCCGCGCGGTGGCGGGGCCGGGGACGCCCGCCGCCGTGCTGATCGCCGTCACCGACCGGCCCGAGCCGGGGCTGATCCTGACGCAGCGGCCTGACACGATGCGCCATCACGCGGGGCAGGTCGCGTTTCCCGGCGGGCGGGTCGATCCGGGCGATGCCGATGCAGTCGCAGCGGCCCTGCGCGAGGCGGAGGAGGAGGTCGAGCTGGCCCGGTCTGCGGTCGAAATCGTGGGCAGTCTCGACCCGTATCGCACGATCACCGGCTATGACATCGTGCCGGTGCTGGGCGTGATCGCGCCCGACCTGCCGCTGGTCCCGCATGTCCGCGAAGTGGCCGATGTGTTCGAGGTGCCCCTGGCGCACGTCCTCGACACCGCGAACCACGGTACGCAAACAGTGATGTTCGAGGGCAGCCAGCGGACCTATATCGAGATCATGTGGGGGCAGCGACGCATCTGGGGCGCGACAGCGGCGATGCTGGTCAATCTGGGGGCGCGCCTGAAATGGTAG